A genomic stretch from Pseudomonas sp. MUP55 includes:
- the scpB gene encoding SMC-Scp complex subunit ScpB, translated as MNLTEPRELAPLLEAFLLASGKPQSLERLFELFEEAERPEPPVFKKALEILRKSCEGRAFELREVASGYRLQIREKFSPWVGRLWEERPQRYSRAMLETMALIAYRQPITRGEIEDVRGVAVNSHIVKTLLEREWIRIVGYRDVPGKPAMFATTKVFLDHFNLKNLDDLPPLAELREMEAEPVLDFDDAPVPASLQELADASAEPEEPKDETSFHTLLLELDDMEQGIKTDFDDLLRDGAAEPETQVNVEVEPPVEEDILGVADARQKLLAAVAALEQPPLSDEEDEARALAEAIENERRQFED; from the coding sequence ATGAATCTGACTGAACCCCGCGAACTGGCGCCCTTGCTGGAAGCCTTTCTCCTGGCCTCGGGCAAGCCGCAATCCCTGGAGCGCCTGTTCGAACTCTTTGAAGAGGCCGAACGCCCCGAACCGCCTGTGTTCAAGAAGGCGCTGGAGATCCTGCGCAAGTCCTGCGAGGGGCGCGCCTTTGAACTGCGCGAGGTGGCCTCCGGTTATCGTCTGCAGATCCGCGAGAAATTTTCCCCGTGGGTGGGGCGCTTGTGGGAAGAACGCCCTCAGCGTTATTCACGGGCGATGCTGGAGACCATGGCGTTGATCGCCTATCGCCAGCCGATCACCCGGGGCGAGATCGAAGACGTGCGTGGCGTGGCGGTCAACAGCCATATCGTCAAGACGTTGCTGGAACGCGAGTGGATCCGCATCGTCGGCTACCGTGATGTGCCCGGCAAACCGGCAATGTTCGCCACCACCAAGGTGTTCCTCGACCACTTCAACCTGAAAAACCTCGACGATTTGCCACCCCTGGCCGAACTGCGCGAGATGGAAGCCGAGCCCGTTCTGGATTTCGACGACGCCCCCGTCCCGGCAAGCCTGCAGGAACTGGCCGACGCCAGCGCCGAGCCGGAGGAGCCAAAAGACGAAACCAGTTTCCACACCTTGCTGCTGGAACTGGACGATATGGAGCAGGGCATCAAGACCGACTTTGACGACTTGCTGCGTGACGGCGCGGCTGAGCCTGAAACCCAGGTGAACGTTGAGGTTGAGCCGCCAGTCGAAGAAGACATCCTCGGCGTTGCCGACGCCCGGCAAAAACTGCTGGCGGCGGTCGCGGCCCTCGAACAGCCACCGTTGAGTGATGAGGAAGACGAAGCCAGGGCGCTGGCCGAAGCCATCGAAAACGAACGCCGCCAATTCGAAGACTGA
- a CDS encoding L-threonylcarbamoyladenylate synthase — translation MSQFFQIHPENPQARLIKQAVEIIRAGGVVIYPTDSSYAIGCQIGDKGAVERVRRLRQLDDKHNFALICSDLSQLGLFAKVDTGTFRLLKAHTPGPYTFILNATREVPRLLLHPKKRTIGLRVPEHPIALALLAELGEPLMSVSLILPGETEPLYDPYEMRRLLEKHVDLIIDGGYGGNKASTVINLADGEPEVVRVGCGDPTPFMVEA, via the coding sequence GTGAGTCAATTCTTCCAGATTCATCCGGAAAACCCCCAGGCGCGCCTGATCAAACAGGCCGTGGAGATCATTCGCGCCGGCGGCGTGGTGATCTATCCAACTGATTCGTCCTACGCCATCGGTTGCCAGATCGGCGACAAGGGCGCGGTCGAGCGGGTAAGACGCCTGCGCCAACTGGACGACAAGCACAACTTTGCGCTGATCTGCAGCGACTTGTCCCAGCTCGGGCTGTTTGCCAAGGTCGACACCGGCACCTTCCGCTTGCTCAAGGCGCACACGCCGGGGCCGTACACCTTCATTCTCAACGCCACCCGCGAAGTGCCGCGCCTGTTGCTGCACCCGAAAAAGCGCACCATCGGCCTGCGGGTGCCGGAACACCCGATTGCCCTGGCGTTGCTGGCTGAACTGGGCGAGCCGTTGATGAGCGTGTCGTTGATCCTGCCCGGCGAGACCGAACCGCTGTATGACCCTTACGAGATGCGCCGCCTGCTGGAAAAGCACGTCGACTTGATCATCGACGGCGGCTATGGCGGCAACAAAGCCTCTACCGTGATCAACCTGGCCGATGGCGAGCCGGAAGTGGTGCGCGTGGGCTGCGGCGACCCGACTCCGTTCATGGTCGAGGCCTGA
- a CDS encoding segregation and condensation protein A, translated as MEVFLEAFEGPLDLLLYLIRKQNINILDIPVAEITRQYMGYVELMQSVRLELAAEYLVMAAMLAEIKSRMLLPRSETVEAEEDDPRAELIRRLQEYERFKAAAEGIDGLSRVGRDVVVPKLDAPEARARKLLPDVSLEELLMSMAEVLRRGDMFESHQVSREALSTRERMSDVLERLKGGGFVPFVELFTAEEGRLGVVVTFMAILELVKESLVELVQNEPFAAIHVRARAE; from the coding sequence TTGGAAGTCTTCCTTGAAGCCTTCGAAGGCCCGCTGGACTTGCTGCTGTACCTGATTCGCAAACAGAACATCAATATCCTCGACATACCCGTGGCAGAAATCACCCGGCAGTACATGGGCTATGTGGAGTTGATGCAATCGGTGCGCCTGGAACTGGCCGCCGAATACCTGGTGATGGCTGCCATGCTCGCCGAGATCAAGTCGCGCATGCTGCTGCCGCGCTCGGAGACGGTTGAGGCCGAAGAAGACGACCCGCGCGCCGAGCTGATCCGTCGCTTGCAGGAATATGAGCGCTTCAAGGCCGCCGCCGAAGGTATCGACGGGTTGAGCCGTGTCGGCCGCGATGTGGTGGTGCCCAAGCTGGATGCCCCGGAGGCCCGCGCGCGCAAACTGCTGCCCGACGTGAGCCTGGAAGAATTGCTGATGTCCATGGCCGAGGTATTGCGCCGTGGCGACATGTTCGAGAGCCACCAGGTCAGCCGCGAAGCGCTGTCCACCCGCGAACGCATGAGCGATGTGCTGGAGCGTCTCAAGGGCGGTGGCTTTGTGCCGTTTGTCGAGCTGTTCACCGCAGAAGAAGGGCGCCTGGGCGTGGTGGTGACCTTCATGGCGATCCTGGAGCTGGTCAAGGAGTCGTTGGTTGAGCTGGTCCAGAATGAGCCGTTTGCGGCTATCCACGTGCGGGCGCGAGCCGAATAA